In Streptomyces sp. 840.1, one DNA window encodes the following:
- the cobM gene encoding precorrin-4 C(11)-methyltransferase, whose product MTVYFIGAGPGAADLITVRGARTLAACGVCLYAGSLVPAELLAECPPDARLVDTAQLDIGQITAELTAAHEAGHDVARLHSGDPSVFSAVNEQMRRLDEVGVPYEVIPGVPAFAAAAAALKRELTVPTVGQTVILTRIANRATAMPEGEDLATLGRSGALIVLHLAARYVDRVVDELLPHYGADCPTAVVALASRPDELILRGPLDGIAEQVKAAGVIRTAVIMVGRTLGADQFRDSHLYSPGRDRHAC is encoded by the coding sequence ATGACCGTGTACTTCATCGGCGCGGGTCCGGGTGCGGCCGACCTGATCACCGTGCGCGGCGCGCGTACGCTCGCCGCCTGCGGGGTGTGCCTGTACGCGGGCAGCCTGGTGCCCGCCGAACTCCTCGCCGAGTGCCCCCCGGACGCGCGGCTCGTGGACACCGCGCAGCTCGACATCGGACAGATCACGGCCGAGCTGACGGCCGCGCACGAGGCCGGTCACGACGTGGCGCGGCTGCACTCGGGCGACCCCTCGGTGTTCAGCGCGGTCAACGAGCAGATGCGGCGCCTCGACGAGGTGGGCGTCCCCTACGAGGTGATCCCGGGCGTGCCCGCGTTCGCGGCCGCCGCCGCGGCACTCAAGCGGGAGCTGACCGTGCCCACGGTCGGCCAGACCGTCATCCTCACCCGGATCGCCAACCGGGCCACGGCGATGCCCGAGGGGGAGGACCTGGCGACGCTGGGCCGCAGCGGGGCCCTGATCGTCCTGCACCTCGCCGCCAGGTACGTGGACCGGGTCGTCGACGAGCTGCTGCCGCACTACGGGGCCGACTGCCCGACGGCCGTCGTCGCCCTCGCCTCCCGCCCCGACGAGCTCATCCTGCGCGGACCCCTCGACGGCATCGCGGAGCAGGTGAAGGCGGCGGGCGTGATCCGTACCGCCGTCATCATGGTCGGCCGCACGCTCGGCGCCGACCAGTTCCGCGACAGCCACCTCTACTCGCCAGGACGCGACCGGCACGCCTGCTGA
- the cbiE gene encoding precorrin-6y C5,15-methyltransferase (decarboxylating) subunit CbiE: MTPEPADRPVPPAVSVVGIGADGWSGLTDASRRELIGAQVLIGAERQLGLLPPQCAGRRVAWPSPLRPAVAGLLAAHAGSRVAVLASGDPMFYGIGRALTEELGADGLRVLPHPSSVSYACARVGWPVEDTEVVTLVGRPAARLAAALHDGRRLLVLSADAGTPAVVAALLREHGFGPSPLRVLEQLGGEGEACTEGTADTWAHPPGDPLNVIAVECRPAPGTVRLGAVPGLPDEAYEHDGQLTKRHIRAATLGTLAPAPGELLWDVGGGSGSVAIEWMRVHPSCRAISVERDPVRAERITRNAAHLGVPALRVISGGAPGSLARLPTPDAVFIGGGLTVPGLLDACWEALPAGGRLVANTVTLESEALLTEWYRRHGGELVRLAVAHAVPVGGFTGWRQAMPVTQWSVRKPSAGPAARAAAQTRTEHSGDNR, encoded by the coding sequence GTGACTCCCGAACCCGCCGACCGTCCCGTGCCGCCCGCAGTGAGCGTCGTGGGAATCGGAGCCGACGGCTGGTCCGGGCTGACCGACGCCTCGCGCCGCGAACTCATCGGTGCGCAGGTGCTGATCGGCGCCGAACGGCAGCTCGGCCTGCTCCCGCCGCAGTGCGCGGGACGGCGCGTCGCCTGGCCCTCGCCGCTGCGGCCGGCGGTCGCGGGCCTGCTCGCCGCGCACGCGGGGAGCAGGGTCGCCGTACTGGCCAGCGGCGACCCGATGTTCTACGGCATCGGCCGGGCGCTCACCGAAGAGCTCGGGGCGGACGGGCTGCGCGTCCTGCCGCACCCCTCGTCCGTCTCCTACGCCTGCGCCCGGGTCGGCTGGCCCGTCGAGGACACCGAGGTCGTCACGCTGGTGGGCAGGCCCGCCGCCCGGCTCGCGGCCGCCCTGCACGACGGCCGCCGGCTGCTGGTCCTCAGCGCGGACGCCGGCACCCCCGCCGTGGTCGCCGCGCTGTTGCGCGAACACGGCTTCGGGCCGAGCCCGTTGCGCGTCCTGGAACAGCTCGGCGGCGAGGGCGAAGCGTGTACCGAAGGGACCGCGGACACCTGGGCGCACCCACCCGGCGACCCGCTGAACGTGATCGCGGTCGAATGCCGCCCCGCCCCCGGAACCGTGCGTCTCGGCGCGGTGCCCGGCCTGCCCGACGAGGCGTACGAACACGACGGCCAGCTCACCAAGCGCCACATCCGGGCCGCCACCCTCGGCACGCTCGCACCGGCACCGGGCGAGCTGCTGTGGGACGTCGGCGGCGGTTCCGGGTCCGTGGCGATCGAGTGGATGCGCGTCCACCCCTCGTGCCGCGCGATCAGCGTGGAGCGCGACCCCGTGCGGGCCGAGCGCATCACCCGCAACGCCGCACACCTCGGGGTGCCCGCCCTGCGCGTGATCAGCGGCGGGGCCCCGGGGAGCCTCGCCCGGCTTCCCACGCCCGACGCCGTGTTCATCGGTGGCGGGCTGACCGTGCCCGGCCTGCTCGACGCCTGCTGGGAAGCGCTGCCGGCCGGCGGCCGGCTGGTCGCCAACACCGTCACGCTGGAGTCCGAGGCGCTGCTCACCGAGTGGTACCGCCGGCACGGCGGCGAGCTCGTTCGCCTCGCCGTCGCGCACGCCGTGCCGGTCGGCGGCTTCACCGGCTGGCGGCAGGCGATGCCGGTCACCCAGTGGTCGGTGCGCAAGCCCTCGGCCGGTCCGGCCGCGCGAGCCGCGGCGCAAACCCGTACAGAACATTCAGGAGACAACAGATGA
- a CDS encoding cobalt-precorrin-5B (C(1))-methyltransferase — MGEAKGGRGAQLKHTGLRPGWTTGACATAAATAAYTALLTGDFPDPVTITLPRGQTPAFALAVEELAGERATAGVVKDAGDDPDVTHGALVRVTVRRLPAGSGVVFRAGPGVGTVTLPGLPLDVGEPAINPVPRQMIGDHLARVAAAHRGTGDVEVTVSVDHGEEIARSTWNPRLGILGGLSILGTTGVVVPYSCSAWIDSIRRGVDVARAAGHTHVAGCTGSTSEKTVVAEYGLPEIALLDMGDFAGAVLKYVRRHPVDRLTICGGFAKLSKLAAGHLDLHSARSQVDKPFLAGLARRGGADEALAAEVATANTGLAALRSCQEHGVPLGDLVAVAARDEALAVLRGSPVAVDVICIDRAGTVVGRSSVR, encoded by the coding sequence ATGGGTGAGGCGAAGGGCGGGCGCGGCGCCCAACTCAAACACACCGGTCTGCGGCCCGGCTGGACGACCGGTGCCTGCGCGACCGCGGCGGCCACGGCCGCGTACACGGCCCTGCTGACCGGCGATTTCCCCGACCCGGTCACCATCACGCTCCCCCGGGGCCAGACCCCGGCGTTCGCGCTGGCGGTGGAGGAGCTGGCCGGGGAGCGGGCGACGGCCGGTGTGGTCAAGGACGCCGGGGACGATCCGGACGTCACCCACGGCGCTCTCGTACGGGTCACCGTGCGGCGGCTGCCGGCGGGCTCGGGCGTGGTGTTCAGGGCGGGTCCTGGCGTGGGCACGGTCACCCTGCCGGGACTCCCGCTCGACGTGGGCGAGCCCGCCATCAACCCGGTGCCCCGCCAGATGATCGGCGACCACCTCGCGCGGGTCGCCGCGGCACACCGGGGTACGGGCGACGTCGAGGTCACGGTCTCCGTCGACCACGGCGAGGAGATCGCCCGCTCGACCTGGAACCCGCGCCTGGGCATCCTGGGCGGCCTGTCGATCCTGGGCACGACCGGGGTCGTGGTGCCGTACTCCTGCTCGGCGTGGATCGACTCGATCCGCCGGGGCGTGGACGTGGCGCGCGCGGCCGGTCACACCCATGTGGCGGGCTGTACGGGCTCGACGTCGGAGAAGACCGTGGTGGCCGAGTACGGGCTGCCGGAGATCGCGCTCCTGGACATGGGGGACTTCGCGGGCGCCGTGCTGAAGTACGTGCGCCGCCACCCGGTGGACCGGCTCACCATCTGCGGCGGGTTCGCCAAGCTGTCGAAGCTCGCCGCCGGCCACCTCGACCTGCACTCGGCCCGCTCCCAGGTCGACAAACCCTTCCTGGCCGGGCTGGCCCGGCGGGGCGGCGCGGACGAGGCCCTGGCCGCCGAGGTGGCCACCGCCAACACCGGCCTCGCGGCGCTCCGCTCCTGCCAGGAGCACGGTGTCCCTCTCGGGGACCTGGTGGCGGTGGCCGCCCGGGACGAGGCACTGGCCGTGCTGCGCGGCTCGCCGGTCGCCGTCGACGTCATCTGCATCGACCGGGCGGGCACGGTCGTCGGGCGCAGCTCGGTGCGCTGA